The following coding sequences are from one Plasmodium knowlesi strain H genome assembly, chromosome: 9 window:
- a CDS encoding vacuolar protein sorting-associated protein 35, putative, translated as MNSYRDLANTTLDQKKFLDECIFIVKEQSFYMKQAVENGSLRDTLKHASNMLCELRTSQLSPKYYYELYMLIFNELQHLDTFISDKKKHKKRFIDIYESVQHAGNIIPRLYLLIIVGRNYIKNKDIKAKYILKDMTELCKGIQHPLRGLFLRYFLIQMCKDRIPDTGSEYEEAGGGNIDDAFEFLLSNFYESIKLWSRMSDKVHIKLAPGQDEQVMHNNRNKVLREKMDVKMLVGSNLVRMSQLEGMTRQYYIEKCLPKLLQNLSTINDSLIQQYIFESIVQVFSDECHIYTLDILLNAILKTNSSLDFKGILITLLKRLRFFIESNKYEVPKEVDIFSLFYEHLVLYVNRTLDSYERAKGSYRSSFQQEGQTFPARDTVVEYYKGEEEKKKKAVSTCGTTTTTSTNVITTNNVTTMGTHHINENDLVPNCKIVKSVDAKSNPAEEKRTMKEASYYGGATHQGNNNKASNYGNLPRGTQGCYSNEKNNQENDEDDEFVEDIVKMLQVIYEFIFLCIRIYDDVITISKLFDLPYTIACNVNLNNDVLCEQIINIIVLPFNYLGISALKGKNMQALLRSITSQKHKKKLSLDIIDAIIDCKNKAIVYKDVEEILNYISPIFNEDVKRKTDPTDNSHQRETHQADFFNLENSTITYAAKKMCKFFHIITNTHDIDERYNICILFYKHIENGPYLVHLLPTIVFTMLDLVMTITNLAPSSGTKTLSQHDEPFEKKEHPDEELNDEHIRDEHTHGENTYDDLNLLSSNLGDRTTHIGVFPGNRADDPYLEDKIKQYNIYVKNILKFIHTNLLCVSSQIPMLALKLFLYSAVVVNNYDRFVQAHEFLSFENLEAICYEFITQPLIIYEEDINISSQQYNCIIWITGILCSHITLLQNENYENIALKLTQHANKLLKKKDQCLGILACSHIYWENKKYRNSAKVLECLQKCIRNAEIAVQSNNDNVVLFLFLLQKYVYYYEAQNIEVTEDSVHYLLHICQEEYSRESCDANFKKEFLQTVKYIHDKKNSSNAFAKIGLDVSVLR; from the exons ATGAATAGCTACAGGGACCTAGCGAACACCACCCTGGATCAGAAGAAATTTTTGGACGAATGTATTTTCATCGTTAAGGAGCAGAGCTTTTACATGAAGCAGGCGGTG GAAAATGGATCCCTCCGGGACACTTTGAAGCACGCATCGAACATGCTATGCGAACTGAGAACATCGCAACTATCGCCCAAGTACTACTACGAGTTGTACATGCTGATATTCAACGAACTGCAACATCTAGATACATTTATAAGTGATAAGAAAAAGCATAAAAAGAGATTCATCGATATATACGAGAGCGTTCAACACGCTGGAAACATCATCCCCAGACTGTACCTACTAATCATCGTGGGGAGAAACTATATAAAGAACAAAGATATTAAGGCAAAGTATATCTTAAAGGATATGACAGAACTGTGTAAGGGCATTCAACACCCACTGAGGGGGTTATTCTTACGCTACTTCTTAATTCAAATGTGCAAAGATAGAATACCTGATACAGGAAGTGAGTACGAAGAAGCAGGTGGAGGGAATATAGATGATGCATTTGAATTCCTTCTCTCAAATTTCTATGAAAGTATTAAATTGTGGAGCAGAATGAGTGACAAGGTACACATTAAATTGGCACCTGGACAAGACGAACAAGTTATGCATAATAATAGAAACAAGGtgttaagggaaaaaatggatgtcAAAATGCTAGTAGGATCCAATCTAGTTCGTATGTCTCAGTTAGAAGGTATGACTAGACAATATTATATTGAAAAATGTCTTCCAAAATTACTACAAAATCTCTCCACTATCAACGACTCTCTCATTCAACAGTATATTTTTGAGTCCATCGTTCAAGTATTCAGTGACGAAtgtcatatatatactttagACATTCTACTAAACGCTATTCTCAAAACAAATAGCTCACTCGATTTTAAGGGCATCCTCATTACCTTATTGAAAAGGTTAAGATTTTTTATCGAATCGAATAAATATGAAGTTCCAAAAGAGgtcgatattttttctcttttttatgaacaccTAGTTCTGTATGTTAATCGAACGCTAGATTCGTATGAGAGAGCGAAAGGCTCCTATCGTTCTTCGTTCCAACAGGAGGGTCAGACATTTCCTGCGAGGGACACGGTTGTAGAGTATTAcaaaggggaggaggagaagaagaagaaagctgTCTCGACATGTGGCACGACGACCACCACATCCACCAATGTGATCACCACAAACAACGTTACAACGATGGGGACTCATCACATCAATGAGAACGATCTTGTGCCCAACtgcaaaattgttaaaagtgTAGATGCGAAAAGTAACCCCGCGGAGGAGAAGCGAACGATGAAAGAAGCTTCATATTATGGAGGAGCGACACACCAGGGTAACAATAACAAAGCGTCCAACTATGGAAATTTGCCCAGGGGTACCCAAGGTTGTTACAGtaatgaaaagaataatcaagaaaatgatgaagacgaTGAATTTGTAGAAGACATAGTTAAAATGCTACAAGTTATCTATGAGTTCATTTTCttatgcatacgtatatacgacGATGTCATTACTATTAGCAAACTCTTTGACCTTCCATACACCATAGCGTGTAATGTAAACCTCAACAATGATGTTCTATGCGAACAGATAATTAACATTATTGTACTTCCATTTAATTACTTGGGGATTAGTGCTCTCAAGGGAAAGAACATGCAAGCGCTGTTGAGGAGCATAACATCTCAgaaacataaaaagaaacTTAGCCTAGATATTATTGATGCTATTATTGATTGTAAGAATAAGGCCATCGTTTACAAGGACGTGGAGGAAATCCTCAATTACATTTCCCCAATTTTTAATGAAGatgtaaagaggaaaacTGACCCCACTGATAATTCACACCAACGAGAGACACACCAGGCCGACTTCTTCAACCTAGAAAATAGCACCATCACATAtgcggcaaaaaaaatgtgcaaattttttcacATCATCACAAATACTCATGATATTGACGAACGATACAACATATGCATTTTGTTCTATAAACACATAGAAAATGGTCCCTACTTGGTACATCTCTTGCCGACCATTGTTTTCACCATGCTGGACTTAGTGATGACCATCACAAACCTGGCCCCCAGCTCGGGGACAAAGACACTGTCACAGCATGATGAGCCttttgagaaaaaggaacacccTGATGAGGAACTCAACGATGAGCATATCCGCGATGAACATACGCATGGGGAAAATACCTATGATGACCTGAACTTGCTAAGTAGCAACCTCGGTGACAGAACCACACACATAGGCGTCTTCCCAGGGAACCGCGCAGATGATCCCTACCttgaggacaaaataaagcAATATAACATATACGTAAAGAACATTTTAAAGTTTATTCATACAAACCTTCTCTGTGTGAGTAGCCAAATTCCTATGCTAGCGCTTAAGCTTTTCCTGTACAGTGCTGTAGTGGTTAACAATTATGACCGTTTCGTTCAAGCACATGAATTTTTATCGTTCGAAAATTTGGAAGCCATCTGTTATGAATTTATAACACAGCCACTGATTATCTACGAAGAAGACATTAACATTTCCTCACAACAGTACAACTGTATCATTTGGATAACTGGCATTTTGTGTTCCCATATTACTCTCCTCCAAAATGAGAACTACGAAAATATTGCCCTCAAGTTAACGCAACATGCAAATAAgttgctgaaaaaaaaagaccaatGTTTGGGCATCCTGGCATGCTCTCATATTTAttgggaaaacaaaaaatacagaaatAGTGCCAAGGTGTTGGAGTGCCTCCAAAAATGCATAAGGAACGCAGAGATTGCCGTGCAGTCAAATAATGATAATGTagttctcttcctttttttgttgcaaaAGTATGTTTACTATTATGAGGCACAAAATATCGAAGTCACTGAGGATAGTGTGCATTACTTGCTTCATATTTGCCAGGAGGAATACTCCAGGGAGAGTTGCGACGCCAACTTTAAGAAGGAGTTCTTGCAGACGGTGAAGTACATACACGACAAGAAGAACAGTTCCAATGCCTTTGCCAAGATTGGCCTGGACGTCTCGGTTCTGCGCTAG
- a CDS encoding ribosomal protein L11, mitochondrial, putative, translated as MSRIGRFNLVVLSGSAKPSASIGQTLGPLGINMMTFFKEFNERTKNISKNVPIQVTLEPLNDRTYRFYLRTPTVVWFIRRCARVPMFSPTAKHHTVGSITLAEVFHIAKCKRMDPPLINLSLKSICKYIIGTCNSMGIKVCRELDDEGKKKYFVDVNQLDNIKKDIRTRNKHQKRSKK; from the exons ATGTCACGAATAGGGAGATTCAATTTAGTCGTTTTGTCTGGCTCTGCGAAGCCCAGCGCAAGCATTGGACAAACGTTGGGGCCTCTAG GAATAAATATGAtgactttttttaaagagtTTAATGAGAGAACGAAAAACATTTCGAAAAATGTGCCGATTCAGGTGACTCTGGAACCGCTGAATGACAG AACGTACAGATTTTATCTGAGAACCCCAACGGTCGTCTGGTTTATCCGACGATGTGCTAGAGTGCCCATGTTCAGTCCCACAGCGAAGCATCACACTGTCGGATCGATTACCTTAGCGGAG GTTTTCCACATTGCCAAGTGCAAGCGAATGGACCCCCCATTGATAAATCTATCCCTCAAAAGTATTTGCAAGTATATAATCG GCACCTGTAATAGTATGGGCATAAAGGTTTGCAGAGAACTGGACGACGAAGGTAAGAAGAAGTACTTCGTAGATGTTAACCAGCTGgacaatataaaaaaggatataagGACTCGGAACAAGCATCAGAAGAGGTCCAAAAAATGA
- a CDS encoding actin-like protein, putative: MDKQTVVIDNGSGYIKAGLNAYDEPSIVFPTIVGLHRNSEDKASYVGDEAIFREADLSFYRPIDHGHISDWDLARIVWEYAIKCVDKNRSVESILLTEPPLCSTSHRTKMGEIFFEDFDYKNINISVSGLMSIYATGLTTGLVLDIGDGVTQCIPVFDGYIEKNSIIRSDFGGEELSMFLQKLICDIGYSMTTRKNFEYIKTMKETLCFCSLNPPKDQLREDLSVTYTLPDGDVLRDGYNSVELSHERFYVPEALFNPLICQRDSLSIVDIVWKSILLCPIENRKTLTSYIVLSGGSSLFPNLVERLEREVKNNAPESARSAVKVHAHENRAIMAWCGARIFSQPEIRQAQEGLWISKEEYEEIGSNIFLIKASLKLT, translated from the exons ATGGATAAGCAAACAGTTGTGATTGACAACGGTTCAG GTTACATAAAAGCCGGGCTAAATGCCTATGATGAACCGTCCATAGTGTTTCCGACAATAGTGGGCCTCCACCGAAACAGCGAAGACAAAGCAAGCTACGTGGGAGATGAGGCCATATTCCGCGAGGCCGACTTGTCTTTCTACCGCCCAATCGACCATGGACACATATCGGATTGGGATCTGGCCCGAATTGTCTGGGAATATGCAATCAAATGTGTCGATAAAAATAGGAGTGTTGAAAGCATCCTGCTCACAGAGCCACCCTTATGTTCAACTTCCCATAGAACCAAAATgggagaaattttttttgaagattttgattacaaaaatattaacatTTCAGTGTCAGGGCTAATGTCTATATATGCCACGGGGTTAACAACTGGTTTGGTCTTAGATATAGGCGATGGAGTTACCCAATGCATTCCTGTGTTTGATGGATACATTGAAAAGAATTCTATCATACGTTCCGATTTTGGTGGAGAAGAACTAAGCatgtttttgcaaaaattaatttgtGATATTGGATATAGTATGaccacaagaaaaaattttgaatacATAAAAACTATGAAAGAGACTTTATGTTTTTGCTCCTTAAATCCACCAAAGGATCAACTGAGAGAGGATTTAAGTGTCACTTATACTCTTCCAGATGGAGATGTTTTACGGGATGGATACAATTCTGTTGAATTATCACATGAACGCTTTTACGTTCCTGAGGCTCTGTTCAATCCACTTATCTGTCAGAGGGATAGCCTCAGTATCGTCGATATTGTGTGGAAGTCCATTTTATTGTGTCCTATTGAAAATAGGAAAACGCTGACTAGCTATATTGTTCTTTCTGGAGGATCCTCTCTTTTCCCCAACTTAGTGGAACGATTGGAGAGGGAGGTGAAGAATAATGCTCCGGAGAGTGCCAGATCGGCTGTGAAG GTCCACGCGCACGAAAACAGAGCTATTATGGCCTGGTGCGGAGCGCGGATTTTCTCTCAACCCGAAATCAGACAGGCCCAAGAGGGCCTATGGATATCGAAAGAAGAATACGAGGAAATCGGaagtaacatttttttgatAAAG GCATCCCTTAAGCTTACATAG
- a CDS encoding calmodulin binding protein, putative: MDLVKLAKQGSALSREYKSLIRDKEKNAARERLAAITIQKCYRGYLTRRTYLVYKHFLKRTKNAIDILECKFLLRKLKRQRLEEQAVLYLSDNATKIQKVYRGFYSRKYIHDFFRRKKEIIEMDAHVKAQKGFMLQGIEEKRIKQLLHDNKVKDTKIHNAAKNLHHLVSTKAQRGVYNYRIENIIREQQEKIKNSSEKKKKINLLNKRK, from the exons aTGGACTTAGTGAAGCTTGCCAAACAGGGCAGTGCACTGTCCCGTGAATATAAGTCCCTCATAAG ggacaaggagaaaaacgcaGCGAGGGAGCGCCTAGCTGCTATCACGATACAGAAGTGCTACAGAGGGTATTTGACCCGGCGGACTTACCTTGTTTATAA GCACTTTCTGAAGCGCACGAAGAATGCCATAGATATTCTAGAATGCAAATTTTTGCTTAGAAAATTGAAGCGCCAAAGACTGGAGGAACAAGCCGTATTGTACTTATCCGACAATGCCACCAAGATACAGAAGGt CTACCGGGGGTTTTACTCCAGGAAATACATTCACGACTTCTTTAGgcggaagaaggaaataatcgAAATGGATGCACAC GTAAAGGCACAGAAGGGATTTATGCTTCAGGGGATTGAGGAAAAGAGAATAAAACAGTTG tTACACGATAATAAAGTGAAAGACACGAAAATACATAACGCTGCGAAAAATCTGCATCACCTCGTGTCAACCAAGGCACAGAGGGGGGTCTATAATTACAGGATCGAAAATATCATACGGGAACAG caagaaaaaatcaaaaacagcagcgaaaaaaagaaaaaaataaatctacTAAACAAAAGGAAGTAG
- a CDS encoding ES2 protein, putative: MDSPRKPPPQGGEHPAEQENKILPMDENEYKIVSQRKKKKKKKKKSDDEQAIQKYEEEKIAIFENNEIVEYEARNFRTGNNNHIVLLEEDYLNVLEFLIEKKFFPDLYKYKNDGDISEKFQKNVHDFTPSGKSTMMNYEGYSPEEGRYMDLNQGGRRSRTQMGSGRFPSGDFDRGYYSNQEEDNPLEMLYPTDNISERNVDRSEDGWNDQALCVQEKKYKLVTLANGKKHKINLNMNLREFQRKYTSEDNKSFEYLLRSMKNKNVDKNMYSLMKRKEHNKKVDYIEECTRKGINCYQVNTNKSENELSSMMFSSNLKVSLMDSAAESKVQICHDNTRFSQEYNEDMKRQIKQCAQNRQLKMMEKMKEEKEEQMVQEGKFNLLPGNNTYEYISTPVILAGKGVDKNPIITWGIIASSPKLVESDDDYNMDSSSDEESDNVRHSIRGRRDIGQEKDETDFNPMEEFSLQQINERERIAEKLQNNMKDIKYNKEALKRKNLSLLIHRNCSSRMSTTSYRNSVLSNYSRKRLSELAMKSSLASKILKKKR, from the coding sequence ATGGACTCCCCAAGGAAACCCCCCCCCCAGGGAGGGGAACACCCCGCAGagcaagaaaataaaattctacCGATGGACGAAAATGAATACAAAATTGTAAgtcaaaggaagaagaagaaaaaaaaaaaaaaaaaaagcgatgACGAGCAGGCCATCCAAAagtatgaagaagaaaaaatcgcTATATTTGAGAACAACGAAATTGTTGAATATGAAGCGAGAAATTTCAGGACAGGTAACAACAATCACATTGTATTGTTGGAGGAGGATTATTTAAATGTGTTGGAGTTtttaattgaaaaaaagttttttcccgacttatataaatataaaaatgatggAGACATTTCGGAGAAGTTTCAAAAGAATGTCCATGATTTTACTCCAAGTGGGAAAAGTACCATGATGAATTATGAAGGATACTCACCTGAGGAAGGCAGATATATGGATCTAAATcaaggggggagaagaagtCGTACCCAAATGGGTAGTGGTAGATTCCCCAGTGGTGATTTCGATAGAGGTTATTATTCCAACCAGGAGGAAGATAATCCTCTTGAAATGTTATACCCAACGGATAACATCAGCGAGAGGAATGTAGACCGATCCGAGGATGGATGGAATGATCAGGCACTGTGtgtgcaagaaaaaaagtacaaattaGTAACCCTGgcgaacggaaaaaaacacaaaattaACCTGAACATGAATTTGAGGGAATTCCAAAGGAAGTACACCTCGGAGGATAACAAATCATTTGAATACCTTCTAAGGagcatgaaaaataaaaatgttgatAAGAACATGTACTCgctgatgaagaggaaagaacACAATAAAAAAGTAGACTATATAGAGGAGTGTacaaggaaaggaataaattgCTATCAAGTGAATACCAATAAATCGGAAAATGAATTAAGCAGTATGATGTTCTCCTCCAATTTAAAAGTTAGCTTAATGGATAGCGCAGCAGAAAGTAAGGTACAGATATGTCATGACAATACAAGATTTTCACAGGAATATAATGAGGACATGAAGAGACAGATAAAGCAATGTGCTCAAAATAGGCAATTGaaaatgatggaaaaaatgaaagaagagaaagaggaACAGATGGTCCAAGAGGGAAAGTTCAATTTACTCCCAGGGAATAACACCTATGAGTATATAAGTACTCCAGTTATACTGGCGGGGAAGGGTGTTGATAAGAATCCAATAATAACATGGGGGATAATCGCTAGCAGCCCGAAGTTGGTGGAAAGTGACGATGACTACAATATGGATAGCAGCAGTGATGAGGAATCCGATAATGTACGTCATAGCATCCGGGGGAGAAGAGACATCGGACAGGAAAAGGACGAGACCGATTTCAATCCCATGGAGGAATTCAGTCTACAACAAATTAACGAACGTGAACGAATTGCGGAAAAGCTGCAAAATAATATGAAAGACATTAAATATAACAAAGAAGcattaaagagaaaaaacctGAGCTTGTTGATACATCGAAATTGTAGCTCCCGCATGTCAACCACATCGTATAGGAATTCAGTTTTGTCCAACTACAGCCGGAAGAGACTCAGCGAATTGGCCATGAAATCGTCCCTGGCGtcgaaaattttgaaaaagaagaggtgA